The following DNA comes from Magnolia sinica isolate HGM2019 chromosome 18, MsV1, whole genome shotgun sequence.
cctcctctctctcctctccactccctccctccctcatcctcctcttcttccaagcccgacaaccacccaccaccatcaccctcctcctcttcctcctcctctctctcctctccactccctccctccctcatttctcaatccgactcggtggcaactcgactcgactcggtacttctgatcggatcggactcggtccggatcaaTCCATGGTAGACCGAACtgggatcgagtcaggcatgttggactcggtatcgagtcggattgagtttAGGTCAAGCATATTTTAAAACCAGATCAagtcaagtcagccctaactcggtttgactcgacttgatgccttGCTCTATTGGTAAGTGAGTATTGCTCTGCAAGGTGTTTCCAATCACCTTGTCTACTTAAATCATGGATAGGGTTAAATTTTGGCCCTATGCTGACGGTAAGTCACCTGATGATCAAtatgaatttcacataaacatcaaggtctaGTGGTCATGATGGATATCACATAAACGTGAACGTTTGGCCCACCCAAGCTGCCAATGTATTTAATGGCATGGGCTAGCCAACCTTAATAAACGCAACAGAAGATACTCTAATGATATTTATTTAGATTAACGATGTAATTtatttaaaacatttttaaaaaaaattagggaATGTAAATCCTATATTAATAGGtagttttttgtaaaattccctttcaTTAATCGCTCTAACGTCCGTTAGATATAGAATGAAAAATAACTAATTAAATTGGTGAGGTAGCTTGATGAAaagcaattaaaaataaaataaaataaaataaaataaaataaaataaaataaaggcagTGCAACGAAAAAATCCAAATAGttgggtattattattattattttaaaaaaaaaaaaaaaaatccaacggagAGATGCTCTTAGCGATGTACGCCGCATTTCCCAATCCTGACTCCGGAGTCGCGGCAGAGGCAAAAGTAACTGGCATGGTGGGACCCTTTTCTATAAATCCGCCCTGAAGCTGGTAAGgctgacatctctctctctctctctctctctctgaaaatgAAGGTGAGAAATGCCCCATTGTAACCCAAAAAATAAAGACATGCATTTCTATCGTTTGATTAAATCTCATATGGTcttataatctctctctctctctctctctctctctctctctctctctctctctctctgtttttcttggTTGAACAGATATTCGACTGGCTGCACCGTAAGCTCCATCAGAACGTAGACTACCACATTTTTCCCCTTAAAGAAGGTACCATTTTCATCACAAACATCCAAatttctcaatctctctcttaaaaataaaataaaataaaataaagatatttatttctctttttatttacGCAGATTCGTCCCCTAACGGTGAGATGACGTCATCAAACCCCACGTGCGAGCGAGATACGGAAGCTCTACTCCACAAGAACGTAAACCTAGTCGATGTGATGGACGGTTGGCATGACGGCATCCTAACCATCGGCACGTTCGGCCTCGATCAGTTCCAGACCTTTTCCCAAACCCAAGACCAATATTCCGTTGAAGAAGGAGATAGAGATGAACTGAATCCGTTGGCAGATGAGGCCTTCGCACTGAAGGTAGAGAAGGTAATCGTTTCCAAAAATGACAGCCCTTCTTGTGTCGTGGAAGATGAAACATGGAAATCTCGTCCATCGATTGACGTTCCTGCCGATAATCCTCTCCTTCGATCATTTGAGACTCCAGATTTTGACGATGGCTGTTcggaggagaagaaaagaaatggaggGAGAACGACTTTGGCCGATCTTTTCTCGGCAGATGCAGCTGATTTTGCTGAATCTGGTAAGTGTAGTTCCGGCGTTGTTCTGACGGATTCCATGAAGAAAACGGCGTGCCGTACGAAGCACGTGCGCACGTGCG
Coding sequences within:
- the LOC131233403 gene encoding protein TILLER ANGLE CONTROL 1-like isoform X2; this translates as MKIFDWLHRKLHQNVDYHIFPLKEDSSPNGEMTSSNPTCERDTEALLHKNVNLVDVMDGWHDGILTIGTFGLDQFQTFSQTQDQYSVEEGDRDELNPLADEAFALKVEKVIVSKNDSPSCVVEDETWKSRPSIDVPADNPLLRSFETPDFDDGCSEEKKRNGGRTTLADLFSADAADFAESGKCSSGVVLTDSMKKTACRTKHVRTCAHWKGEDSRPARKLHRMIRRVLKKKIHPAADGSIDALMGGPMHGGSRNDDDVALAV
- the LOC131233403 gene encoding protein TILLER ANGLE CONTROL 1-like isoform X1 codes for the protein MKIFDWLHRKLHQNVDYHIFPLKEDSSPNGEMTSSNPTCERDTEALLHKNVNLVDVMDGWHDGILTIGTFGLDQFQTFSQTQDQYSVEEGDRDELNPLADEAFALKVEKVIVSKNDSPSCVVEDETWKSRPSIDVPADNPLLRSFETPDFDDGCSEEKKRNGGRTTLADLFSADAADFAESGKCSSGVVLTDSMKKTACRTKHVRTCAHWKGEDSRPARKLHRMIRRVLKKKIHPAADGSIDALMGGPMHGGSRNDDGTHETISLLQDVALAV